In Meiothermus ruber DSM 1279, the following proteins share a genomic window:
- a CDS encoding universal stress protein yields the protein MYKRILIPTDGSAPSETAVKAGLELAKSLGAEATLLYVVEPVIPRILIGPETIPYYPDLTRDLEVTGKQALERAEGFAQYLGVPARAELKQGNAAQVIVEEAAAHDLVVMGTHGRSGLDRLLLGSVTQKVLQRSPKPVLVVRHPGEGA from the coding sequence ATGTACAAGCGCATTCTGATTCCCACCGACGGCAGTGCCCCCAGCGAGACCGCGGTTAAAGCAGGCCTCGAGCTGGCCAAAAGCCTGGGGGCCGAGGCCACCTTGCTGTATGTGGTGGAGCCGGTGATACCGCGCATCCTGATTGGCCCCGAGACCATCCCTTACTACCCCGATCTCACCCGCGACCTCGAGGTAACCGGCAAACAGGCCCTCGAGCGGGCCGAGGGCTTCGCCCAGTACCTGGGGGTTCCAGCCAGGGCCGAACTCAAGCAGGGCAATGCCGCCCAGGTAATTGTGGAGGAGGCCGCCGCGCACGACCTGGTGGTGATGGGCACCCACGGACGCAGTGGGCTGGATCGGCTCTTGCTGGGCTCGGTGACGCAGAAGGTATTGCAGCGCAGCCCCAAGCCGGTGCTGGTGGTGCGCCACCCCGGAGAGGGGGCCTGA
- a CDS encoding universal stress protein — protein sequence MYKCMLLPVDGSPPSERAAALGLALAKRLSATAVFVHVVEPHRYRGLHDDQEALERARTVGKALLEQWERKAGQAQVPCFTQLTSTQPESRPGVAEALVDAGVAHGCDLVVMGTHGRTGLPRVLLGSVAERMARLAPTPLLLVRGDELEPTLFRRILVAFDGSIYSELALQHADALAGALKAQLWVVYVVPDLTQLYLSAGRAWMFADQAQLQAQLAQEQARLHEQGELILNEAARQCTHAPAVHTVLREAGRSLIGERIREVAEEEQADLIVMGSHGHTGLRKFLLGSVAEDVAQQARQPILLVRNPAALTQPDEPHLPPPGER from the coding sequence ATGTACAAATGCATGCTGCTCCCAGTAGATGGCTCTCCTCCCAGCGAGCGCGCCGCGGCTTTGGGGCTGGCCCTGGCCAAGCGCCTATCGGCCACGGCGGTGTTTGTGCACGTTGTAGAGCCGCACCGCTACCGTGGGCTGCACGATGACCAGGAAGCCCTCGAGCGCGCCCGCACCGTGGGAAAAGCCCTTTTGGAGCAGTGGGAGCGTAAAGCCGGCCAGGCCCAGGTGCCCTGCTTTACCCAGCTCACCAGCACCCAGCCGGAAAGCCGTCCAGGGGTAGCTGAAGCCCTGGTGGACGCGGGGGTGGCCCATGGCTGCGACCTGGTGGTGATGGGCACCCATGGGCGCACCGGGCTGCCCCGGGTCTTGCTGGGCAGCGTGGCCGAACGGATGGCCCGTCTGGCCCCCACCCCGCTCCTGCTGGTGCGAGGGGATGAGCTCGAGCCCACCTTGTTCAGGCGCATCCTGGTCGCCTTTGACGGCAGCATCTATAGCGAACTGGCCCTGCAGCACGCCGATGCGCTGGCCGGGGCCCTCAAGGCCCAGCTCTGGGTGGTGTACGTGGTGCCCGATCTGACCCAGCTATACCTGAGTGCAGGCCGGGCCTGGATGTTCGCCGATCAGGCCCAGCTTCAGGCCCAGCTTGCCCAGGAGCAAGCCCGCCTGCACGAGCAGGGCGAGCTTATCTTGAACGAGGCGGCCAGGCAGTGCACCCACGCCCCAGCGGTACACACCGTGCTGCGGGAAGCGGGACGGAGCCTGATTGGGGAGCGCATCCGCGAGGTCGCCGAGGAGGAGCAAGCCGATCTGATCGTGATGGGCAGTCACGGACATACCGGGTTGCGTAAGTTTTTGCTGGGCAGCGTGGCCGAGGATGTGGCCCAGCAAGCCCGCCAGCCCATTTTATTGGTGCGCAACCCTGCCGCCCTGACCCAGCCCGACGAGCCACACCTCCCCCCGCCGGGGGAGCGCTAA